A window of Sulfurospirillum oryzae contains these coding sequences:
- a CDS encoding Rieske 2Fe-2S domain-containing protein, whose amino-acid sequence MAVETSRRDFIGMAFSGFAAAGGVIALGAMKKTWDPLPSVQSAGFITVDLSPMKEGEVQTIQWRGKPIFILRKSADMPKNEKRDIVAGNKHYAVMIGLCTHLGCIPTWMPATKQFKCACHGGEFDASGVNTFGPPPRPMDIPPFKINGEKLVLGEEGPEYKKLVTKKA is encoded by the coding sequence ATGGCTGTTGAAACAAGCAGAAGAGACTTTATAGGCATGGCATTCAGCGGTTTTGCAGCGGCAGGTGGGGTCATAGCCCTTGGCGCTATGAAAAAGACTTGGGATCCACTTCCAAGTGTACAGTCTGCTGGATTCATCACCGTTGATCTCTCTCCAATGAAAGAAGGAGAAGTGCAAACGATCCAATGGAGGGGCAAGCCTATTTTCATCTTGAGAAAAAGTGCGGATATGCCTAAGAACGAGAAACGTGACATTGTAGCGGGCAATAAACACTATGCTGTCATGATAGGGCTTTGTACCCATTTAGGCTGTATTCCAACATGGATGCCTGCAACGAAACAATTTAAGTGTGCCTGTCATGGTGGAGAGTTTGATGCCAGTGGTGTCAACACTTTTGGACCACCTCCAAGACCTATGGACATTCCTCCTTTTAAAATCAATGGAGAGAAGCTTGTTCTTGGTGAAGAAGGACCAGAGTATAAAAAACTGGTTACTAAGAAAGCGTAA